The nucleotide window AATGTTCAGACGCGATGGAAGTACAAGTTACACaaagaaaacacaaattaCACAGTTCGACTTAgtcaatctttaaatcaattgaaaattgagtgcacagaagttctgtccaagtcattaagtgcaaaataacgcaACTTGATACAAAAAAGCTTAAGATGATTTCTTAGGCCATTTAAGTTGCTATAAGTACGTTTTTTTCAACACACAGGGGCCCTCGACACCCCCTGAAATTCGGAGCCCTCGTCTACAGCCCGGTCAGCAACCTCCTTAGCACGCCAGTGGTTGTGCAAGAGATGTCAATGTCTTGCCCGGTGAAGATACAGTAACAGATAGGGCTCATTCAATTTACGATAAAACTCTGCAGTataatttcaatgaaataggttgttgttgtattgacttatttttgataattttagaaattacCTGTTGTACAGGATGTATTCCAAGGCACGGGAAGAGAAAACCTGGGTACTGGCGACAGAGCTCTAATGTAGGTAGAAATTCTTCGCCAAATTCAGTGACAACCACAATGGCTTGAACATTAACCTCCTTAGCTCTGCATATTACTTCATCGCGATCACTATCAAACTCTTTAGCAGAAAGATGGCAATGGCAATCTATATACCCCACCATAATTTGTTTGATGGCTTAGGTTTAGTTCCATGAAGCTCTCAAAAGTTTCCATTAAAAAAATACGTCTTGGGGTATTACCCTAATATGAAGCCGGGATTTTTGAGAAATGGTGATATATGAAGTCGCTTTGTTTTATAAGATTTTTCCTGGATGCCACGTTAGGgaattaacatttaaaaacattacgGAAAGAAAAATCGTGCATGAAAATTTGGGAATCTTTGATAGGACAGCGGTTTATACATTTAGTTACTTATTGCCTAAACTCCTTGCAGTATCTGGAAGGGGGCTTTTTAGTTCAAGTCAGACTAATTCCCTACTCCCGCCCACTGCCTTGGAGAAGTGCTTACTCTATTTTATGCCCATGCAAATTAGTACAGCTACGTGAAGCATTGCGCCCTTCTCGCAAGCCATATAGGAAAGTTTGGAATTTGCGTGGATTTTTGGGATATTGGATCTTGGGAGTTGATTTTGATATTGGATATTGGGATTTTTGGGAATGCATTTTGCATAAATTGCCCGAGTTTGTTCGCCGATAATTTCGTATGGATACAAAGATCTAATTATAGGGCATAAAATAGCCTACTTAGCATTGTCGTATCGTGATTTGCGTTCCACTTGTACTCAAACCTCAGTCGGTTTTCTATTTACTATTCATGCTCACTTCATTGTCTTGTTATATGGTGCTTGTACTCTTGTGGTTACGTTTTTTCGGTTGTCTaacactatttcaccggaaaaataatatgttcaaaactattttcatagtttcttgctaacctaacttaaatgtgaTGACATGGTAATGGTAACCTAGATCTACGTAATCTAaatcaataaaactttaaatacctaaaatcaacttttttcatgTACCCATTCTCTTAACCTCAGCACCTATCATTAACAACAGGTTGTGTGACCCATTTTCGGTGAAATAAACACTCTTTTTCAGTTACATTGTCACTTACGTTACCATTTCAATGATTGTTTGGGTCGGCATTAGCAAGTGCAGGGTCCAACACAAGAACTGATTGTGCCCCTTGCTAATTTTAAATACAGCAGcttaatgtaataataataaaatgtaaaccaaATATCAACTCtttgcattgtaaatcagCTCCCATTAAAGCTTTGCTTGGTGATATACTTTGATCAAAAGATTTTCTTAACTGAGGCACAAAGCTGCACATGCATAAAATAGAGGGGACCTTTGGAGAAGTGCCGAATACGACTTTGCTATTTGTGATTCGTGGTATTTGAgatgttcattttattttccaccatatataATTGTGGGGCatgaaaaattgtgctgacacTGACGGTTGGACATATTAGAAGCAATGATAATACACCACAACTAAGGCAGGAAAATGTGGAAAGGCCTCGAGGGTAAAACATTCATCATAATAAATAAGTTTAAGACAAACTTAAAGTATTAGCATGGTCACCAAACCTAAATAGTTACGAATAAATACACATACACTCATTAAATGTATTAATTTAAAGACAAAGTTAAGCTGATAGACTGGCAGCACATGTTACTAGTAGGTACCTAAAAAAGCTGTTGTAAGCTACTGGTTAACATGGGTAGATTATATCTATAGGGTAAAGATTGTTGGAATCTCATTTTCAGTAATGCAGTATGGTAAAAGGCTTGTATTTACACTGACGTTAAGTGGCACTGGCATGCATGTTCTGTTTATCTATGGCCATAACCCatctaattaaaaaacaatccacttaaaatttatcattgttgttttttttgttgcacCAGATTGAGATCCATGattgaagttttgttgttgccTTTGTAAAATTATCGACTGCATTAAAGTTTGGGTTTCTGTCTCGGTcctatatatacagtacttctGCAATATCTTATTAGGATTTATTATTGAGGAATTATTTCAACATAGCTTTTACCCATAGATTCAGGTCTTCACTCAATGTGGGAGTGGAAATGTAACATTTCCGATATATTCTGAAGTTTTAAGTGCTTTGTCTGACAATGTTGTGTTGCAGTATCATGAATACAACTAACTCAAAATCTACAAATGTTTCTGAAGTTTAAATAAAGATTTGAAGATGAACTGTGTCAGTAAGAAGCAACTGCCCCGCCGAAAGAGACAAGCTCCCAAGAAGTTTGAAGATTATGAGTTGGAAGAAAGTAATGAAGATGCAGTGCATTCTCAGTTGATTCAAAATGAACAAGCTGAAAATGAAACTTTGTCATTGAAGAACGATCTGGAAACAGATCCTCCAAATCAGCTTGTGGCTCCCAAATTTAGTATTATAGAAAAGATTGACAAACATCCTGTTCCTGCATTATTTTCTATTTCTAACAAAAGAGTAAAAAGATCTTATAATAAGCCAATGTGTAAAGAATCTAATGCTGCTTCTTTAGTTTGCAACTTTTGTGACCGCAAGTTTACTCAAAGCGGAAACCTTTTCAGACATATCAGAATCCACACAGGTGAGCGGCCATATGTTTGCGAAAAATGTGGAAAATCTTTTGCGCAGTCTAATGCACTTAAAATGCACATACGATTTCATAATAATGATCAACCATATGGGTGTCCAGTGTGTCACAAAAAGTTTAGCCAAAAAGGAAATCTAAATCAACATTTTCGCACTCACACTGGTGAGAAACCCTATCAATGCGAATGCTGTCTAAAGACTTTTTCGCATTTTTATGGATTAAAACAGCATCGAGAAACACATACTAATGGCAAGCTATGCTGCCCAATATGCGACAAATCATATACTCGTAAGTCCAGTTTGAATTATCACATTGGCACACATAAACGTTTGAAATGCCCTTACTGTAGTCGGGACTTCCCCTTACGAAGTCAATTGAATCAACACATGAGAATTCATACTGGCGAAAAGCCATACATTTGCTTGGCTTGTGGAGGGACATTTGCACTGAAACTTCATTTAAGAAAGCATTTAAAGTCCTGTCTGGAATATGCTGACATGTATCACTATGAAAGCCAAGTCAATGATTAATGATTTATGCTTTCAGTCTTTGCTTCTTGCACATGTTGTCTTGGCATAGATTTTATAGTTACTGGATTTATATGATGTAATCAGATCAAATCGTGTATGGTTATCTAATACCTAGTTAGAACAATTATGTCCAACTTGCGGGTCGCATTTAGCCCAGGTAAAGAGTTTGTGCAGATCATAGGTTTTTGTTGTAATGTAAGTTAATTcctaacagaaattgttatGAAATTTCCAAGAAATGCTTAACTTGTTTACAGAAAGATGTTAAGTACATTTTGCGTAGATCAACTTGGTTTGTTGACATACGCTTTGACCTTGCGTGTGGTTTCATCAGCAGACAATCTATGTATAGAGGATTGCTTGACATATATTATAAcatattttgaattatttaaaatatcaaaatgtttGGACAAGAACATCCCCAGCTGTCATTTGGCATTTTTATTA belongs to Clavelina lepadiformis chromosome 6, kaClaLepa1.1, whole genome shotgun sequence and includes:
- the LOC143461575 gene encoding uncharacterized protein LOC143461575 yields the protein MNCVSKKQLPRRKRQAPKKFEDYELEESNEDAVHSQLIQNEQAENETLSLKNDLETDPPNQLVAPKFSIIEKIDKHPVPALFSISNKRVKRSYNKPMCKESNAASLVCNFCDRKFTQSGNLFRHIRIHTGERPYVCEKCGKSFAQSNALKMHIRFHNNDQPYGCPVCHKKFSQKGNLNQHFRTHTGEKPYQCECCLKTFSHFYGLKQHRETHTNGKLCCPICDKSYTRKSSLNYHIGTHKRLKCPYCSRDFPLRSQLNQHMRIHTGEKPYICLACGGTFALKLHLRKHLKSCLEYADMYHYESQVND